The Brassica oleracea var. oleracea cultivar TO1000 chromosome C6, BOL, whole genome shotgun sequence genomic interval NNNNNNNNNNNNNNNNNNNNNNNNNNNNNNNNNNNNNNNNNNNNNNNNNNNNNNNNNNNNNNNNNNNNNNNNNNNNNNNNNNNNNNNNNNNNNNNNNNNNNNNNNNNNNNNNNNNNNNNNNNNNNNNNNNNNNNNNNNNNNNNNNNNNNNNNNNNNNNNNNNNNNNNNNNNNNNNNNNNNNNNNNNNNNNNNNNNNNNNNNNNNNNNNNNNNNNNNNNNNNNNNNNNNNNNNNNNNNNNNNNNNNNNNNNNNNNNNNNNNNNNNNNNNNNNNNNNNNNNNNNNNNNNNNNNNNNNNNNNNNNNNNNNNNNNNNNNNNNNNNNNNNNNNNNNNNNNNNNNNNNNNNNNNNNNNNNNNNNNNNNNNNNNNNNNNNNNNNNNNNNNNNNNNNNNNNNNNNNNNNNNNNNNNNNNNNNNNNNNNNNNNNNNNNNNNNNNNNNNNNNNNNNNNNNNNNNNNNNNNNNNNNNNNNNNNNNNNNNNNNNNNNNNNNNNNNNNNNNNNNNNNNNNNNNNNNNNNNNNNNNNNNNNNNNNNNNNNNNNNNNNNNNNNNNNNNNNNNNNNNNNNNNNNNNNNNNNNNNNNNNNNNNNNNNNNNNNNNNNNNNNNNNNNNNNNNNNNNNNNNNNNNNNNNNNNNNNNNNNNNNNNNNNNNNNNNNNNNNNNNNNNNNNNNNNNNNNNNNNNNNNNNNNNNNNNNNNNNNNNNNNNNNNNNNNNNNNNNNNNNNNNNNNNNNNNNNNNNNNNNNNNNNNNNNNNNNNNNNNNNNNNNNNNNNNNNNNNNNNNNNNNNNNNNNNNNNNNNNNNNNNNNNNNNNNNNNNNNNNNNNNNNNNNNNNNNNNNNNNNNNNNNNNNNNNNNNNNNNNNNNNNNNNNNNNNNNNNNNNNNNNNNNNNNNNNNNNNNNNNNNNNNNNNNNNNNNNNNNNNNNNNNNNNNNNNNNNNNNNNNNNNNNNNNNNNNNNNNNNNNNNNNNNNNNNNNNNNNNNNNNNNNNNNNNNNNNNNNNNNNNNNNNNNNNNNNNNNNNNNNNNNNNNNNNNNNNNNNNNNNNNNNNNNNNNNNNNNNNNNNNNNNNNNNNNNNNNNNNNNNNNNNNNNNNNNNNNNNNNNNNNNNNNNNNNNNNNNNNNNNNNNNNNNNNNNNNNNNNNNNNNNNNNNNNNNNNNNNNNNNNNNNNNNNNNNNNNNNNNNNNNNNNNNNNNNNNNNNNNNNNNNNNNNNNNNNNNNNNNNNNNNNNNNNNNNNNNNNNNNNNNNNNNNNNNNNNNNNNNNNNNNNNNNNNNNNNNNNNNNNNNNNNNNNNNNNNNNNNNNNNNNNNNNNNNNNNNNNNNNNNNNNNNNNNNNNNNNNNNNNNNNNNNNNNNNNNNNNNNNNNNNNNNNNNNNNNNNNNNNNNNNNNNNNNNNNNNNNNNNNNNNNNNNNNNNNNNNNNNNNNNNNNNNNNNNNNNNNNNNNNNNNNNNNNNNNNNNNNNNNNNNNNNNNNNNNNNNNNNNNNNNNNNNNNNNNNNNNNNNNNNNNNNNNNNNNNNNNNNNNNNNNNNNNNNNNNNNNNNNNNNNNNNNNNNNNNNNNNNNNNNNNNNNNNNNNNNNNNNNNNNNNNNNNNNNNNNNNNNNNNNNNNNNNNNNNNNNNNNNNNNNNNNNNNNNNNNNNNNNNNNNNNNNNNNNNNNNNNNNNNNNNNNNNNNNNNNNNNNNNNNNNNNNNNNNNNNNNNNNNNNNNNNNNNNNNNNNNNNNNNNNNNNNNNNNNNNNNNNNNNNNNNNNNNNNNNNNNNNNNNNNNNNNNNNNNNNNNNNNNNNNNNNNNNNNNNNNNNNNNNNNNNNNNNNNNNNNNNNNNNNNNNNNNNNNNNNNNNNNNNNNNNNNNNNNNNNNNNNNNNNNNNNNNNNNNNNNNNNNNNNNNNNNNNNNNNNNNNNNNNNNNNNNNNNNNNNNNNNNNNNNNNNNNNNNNNNNNNNNNNNNNNNNNNNNNNNNNNNNNNNNNNNNNNNNNNNNNNNNNNNNNNNNNNNNNNNNNNNNNNNNNNNNNNNNNNNNNNNNNNNNNNNNNNNNNNNNNNNNNNNNNNNNNNNNNNNNNNNNNNNNNNNNNNNNNNNNNNNNNNNNNNNNNNNNNNNNNNNNNNNNNNNNNNNNNNNNNNNNNNNNNNNNNNNNNNNNNNNNNNNNNNNNNNNNNNNNNNNNNNNNNNNNNNNNNNNNNNNNNNNNNNNNNNNNNNNNNNNNNNNNNNNNNNNNNNNNNNNNNNNNNNNNNNNNNNNNNNNNNNNNNNNNNNNNNNNNNNNNNNNNNNNNNNNNNNNNNNNNNNNNNNNNNNNNNNNNNNNNNNNNNNNNNNNNNNNNNNNNNNNNNNNNNNNNNNNNNNNNNNNNNNNNNNNNNNNNNNNNNNNNNNNNNNNNNNNNNNNNNNNNNNNNNNNNNNNNNNNNNNNNNNNNNNNNNNNNNNNNNNNNNNNNNNNNNNNNNNNNNNNNNNNNNNNNNNNNNNNNNNNNNNNNNNNNNNNNNNNNNNNNNNNNNNNNNNNNNNNNNNNNNNNNNNNNNNNNNNNNNNNNNNNNNNNNNNNNNNNNNNNNNNNNNNNNNNNNNNNNNNNNNNNNNNNNNNNNNNNNNNNNNNNNNNNNNNNNNNNNNNNNNNNNNNNNNNNNNNNNNNNNNNNNNNNNNNNNNNNNNNNNNNNNNNNTCGTCGGTATGTCGTCGGAATAACGTTATTCCGACGACATACCGACGATTTTTTCCCTCAGTATGTCGCTGTTTTCTTGTAGTGTATTATCCATCCAAGTAGTTGCTTCTTTGACAAGGTATAACGATCTCATGTCAAAATATTTTTTCAGCTGAAAACATAGAACTTCATTATGATAAAGGAATTCAAGAATATTTTTCAAAAAGCAATCCCAAGCCGTCCTCCATCATCTACAAACATCAGCAGACGTTTTGTACATAGATATGCAATTTATCTATACGGTCTAACAATGCTTTGCATGGGTGAGAAAAATATTGATGAAGCCTACAGTAATAAAATTGGTTGGAAGCAAGACCATACATTCGAAGTTCAGTGTTGGAATCGCTTTAAGAAATTATTACAGTGACAGTAAGAAATTATTACATGGATTTCGTGATAAAAAAACTCAAGTGTTATTCAATCACATTAAAAGCAACGAAAGCCACAATACTATCCCATCCGGACAACATCAACAAGAGGTACGAGAAATGCTATTTTTTCAAGCAAATGACTAAATTTTTATACTTTATTTGAGCCATGGACATTTTTTAACTTAACATTAAGCATCAGACCGTCGCAATTTTTCATATTTGAACAAAAACAAATATTTGTGAATTTATGATGGTCACAAATATTTATATAATCTCATTCCGTTATGTTCAATAATTGACTATTCCTTTTTATTCTCAACGATATTATATTACGTAAAGTTAATGTCAATACAAAATAGTAATAAACTCAAGAAAAAAAACAAAAACAAAGCATATATCCATCAACAAAAATATTTACACATTCACAAACCAAACACACAAAACTCTTAAAATACAGTTACTAACACAAAGAAAATAAATTCCTCATATATATATATATATATATATATATTTCAAATAAAACATTAAATCAGAAAACCAAACATAACAAATATTTAGCACAAATGTCAAACAACCACAAATAAATATATATAACAAATATATTTCTTATATAAAATTAAAATTTCATTATTAAATTCAATTTTGTTAATTTTACTAAATAATAAAAATTTATAAACGTTTACATTTTCTAAAAGTATATTTTTTATTAAAAAAATAGATTTTTTTAAAACAAATATTGTATACATAACATCCACGTCAGCAAAATTAGCTGACGCATCCACGTTAGAAAAAGTTACAAAATACAAAATAAAATAATATACTACTATCACTAACTACTATCAAATTGATCCAAAAAACACATTATCAACTCATTATAAAATACAATATACGAACCCGGAATACCACTAGTTATAAATAAATCAGCTTCTCATTAGATTTTGTTCATTACCAAAACTAAAATCTTATTTATCACGGCTGAAGAACACAAACATATCTGCGTAAAAGTTTATGAATAAAAATTAATTATGTTGGCACATTATTTTAAATGAAGAATCACTTATAGTAGTCAAGAAAATCCTTAACGAACATTTTATCAGAAGATTGTAAGAGAAAATAGATCAAAAGAAACTCTTTTGGAAAAGTATATCAAAATAAGAAGTAAAATACTATAAATAGTTAATTTCGTTGTGATATATAACCTCAAAAAGGTAAGTTTATCTAAAGAAGATGAGTGACAACGGGAAGCTCAGAGGGAGACGAAGTGATGTCGTAGTCGGCCCACTCCCACCGCATATCGTCTCCAATCACTTCTCTCTCAATTCATCGTTACCATATAATCCCGTTTTGTTTCATACGAGAGTATGGTCCACCATTTCATATGGGCTCACATTTTTCAGCTAAAACAAAACATCTTTTTCTTTATATATATGGAGAATCTCGAACCAAAACTCGTGAATGGTCAAATATTTTTTGTCAATTGTCATTCATTAGTATCTATAATGCTTAACCATATGCTTGGCATTGTAATAGAAACAGTTACCACCAGCTAAAGATCAAATTGATACGAATTCAAGTCCTGGAATGCTTTTTTCAAATATCTAATTCTTTAAAATATCAAATCAAATACTTCCTTTACATTTTCCTTTTATTAATTATAAAGATCAGGATATATCCTAGAATAAATTTCTGACCTCATGGTTTTTGTACAAATATCAAGACGTGCACCAAAACCATTAACCACGTGTGACGTTTCAAGTTTTTTGTCTGGCGACGTATCATCTACACAATACTAAAGGATTAATATGTAATTAATAATATTCTAAGCATGACTAGTATTTATAGTCGACTTCTCTTTCTTTTGAGCAAAACCACAAACACAAAATCTTAAAAAGGAAGAATCTGTAGTTTTAACTAAAGTCTGAAACGAACAAAAATGTGCTACAAAAAGATTCTCCCACCTGTCATTCCACCGCCAAAGTTACCGGCGGCAGAAGTGACGGTGACGACGGAGGTGGTAGCCATCGCGAGTGTCCGTGACGCTGGCGGTGAAAAGAAGGTGTGTGTATGTTCACCGTCGAAGCATCCAAGATCGTTCAAGTGTAGGTATCATCATCATGAATATCAATGGCTTCCTTCTTCTTCTTCCTCTCCGTCTTCTTCTTCTTCACTCCAAAAATGACACATCAATATGTAATCAATAACTATAGTTTTATAATCATGGGTATCTGTTAATTTAATTAAAGTATAAATCGTGCATGTTGTGATTTTTATTTATCATCAATAAGCATAGTTTATATTCATGGCTAATTTGTCGATTTAATCGAAGTATAAATCTTGCATTTTGTGGTTTTCAACTAATAATCAATAAATATAGTTTAGATTAGTGGTTATTTGTTAATTTAATCAAAGTGCAAATCGTGCATGTTGTGATATTTTATAGACTTATCTTTGAATCATTATAAAAGGATGCTGTTTGATCCCAAAGATTTACAAGCCGACAACAGGAATACAAATAAGCGGTTACTATGGCTCCTGTATAATTAGCTTTTTAATTATTATTATCTTTGAAAAAAAAAATTATTATCTTAATTACAAAAGAAAGATGAAAAAATGATGTCACGTGACTGATTAATGAACTCTTAACTAATCACCAAGTTACCGAGTTATGAAAAAGCAACAATTAATCGATGTAATTGGATTTACTTACGATCACTCAGTTTTCTTTTTTTAGAAAAACTTGGAAGCACATGAACTTTGATGTAATATCGGAATTTAATTTTAATATAAGTCGGTCCAAACTAAACAAAAAAAATTATCCTATAAAAGACGTAATGTCTACACGGATTGACACAAAATCCATCATATTTTGTTTCATGCATAGTAATGTTAGAGCAGAAGAAGACGATATTGATGCTGTTCGTTTACGTGTCGCGCGATCTGCGACATGCGACTGATCGCAGGTCGCAGGTTGTTGTTCGTTTTGATGTCGCGCGACTGATCGCGCGATCAGTCGCGGGTTCCCATTCAAGTCGCCCGGAAAAACAGCGACTAAGAAAATTTTGATCGCGCGACTGGCCGCAGGTCGCAGATCGCAGGTCACGCGACACGTAAACGAACATAGTTTTAGTCGCAGGTCGCAGGTTTAGTTGCAGGTCGCAAGTCGCAGGTTGCGCGACACGTAAACGAACGTAATCTTAGTCGTAAGTCGCAGGTCGCAGGTCGCGCGACACGTAAACGAACATGGCCATTATCAATGCGCTTGACTTTGTAGTCAAGCGATTCGGGAAGCTTGACATACGTATCAACTATGCGGAGCATCATGTTCCGATATCAATAAGAACAGTTTTGATTGATTTAGGCTTTGAACGAAATATAGTAAAAATGCAGATTAAATACAATACATTTGTAATACAGATTGAACTGCATTTTATGAAAGTTTTAAATGTAGAATAAAATTAAATTATAAAATAATTAATGATTTGGATGCAGATTAATACCAGTGTTATTTTTTATTATCTGCAGAAAAAAAATATATGGTAAAACCATGCTGAGAACCAATCATATGGATGTAAATTTTATTTCTCTCTCTCTCTATTTTTATTAATTGTTTAAATTATTTTATTGTTAACTTATCCATTCAATTTTTTTTGACGTGTCAAAAGACCATTTTATTACTCAAGCTTGAGGTGGTCTGGGTAATCTGGCCGGAATAGAACAACCAATAAAATGTAATCCCCTGTGGAAGGATCTAGCAGTTTTAACTAAAAAATCTGAAATCTGATTGCGCGCTCGTGGAGCATGAATGATGTTGAAATCTGGGAAGCATATCTGTAGCGTCTCTATTTTTTCCAATTCCGCGCAAATCTTGGCCAGACATGAGGTTCCTTTATCATTGCAATAAGGTCCTTACAGTCTGTCCCAAAGCTCAGGCATGTTGAATGTTGAAGCATGTTCTTCATTGCCCACTGCAGTGCTTCTACTTCTGAATGCAAGGCTGATTCGCGTCTAGTGAAGTTTCTTGTCCCCATAAGTTGAATGTTCCCACTATTGTCCATCCAAACCCATCCACATCCACTAAAGTGAGCAGAAGCTGTCCAAGATCCATCTAACAAGCAAATATTACCCAAGCTTATGACTTGGGATTCCTCAGTATTGTTATCTTGTACCACTGGTTGTACCACTTCGTTCGCATCAAACCATAGGCTTGACATTCACTTTCTGCATGTCGAATAGCTCCAAAGGATCTCTGTCTATTCCCTAAAAAGTTTGTCATTCCTATCCTTCCAAATATACCAGATTATCCAGGGATAAGGATCTCTGTCTTGTTCTGGCTCGATAATGCTGTTTTTTCTCCAGAATAGATAATCTATATTTGTTGGAGTTGATGATAAGGACCAAACTTGTACTTGTAGAGCTGGTGGGCATTCGAATATCGCATGGGTTACAGATTCTTCTAGTTCACCACATCTTGGGCAGTAGTTATCACACCTCATATTGCGTCTTGCTAAGTTCCTCGTTACTGCCACATGACCAGTTAACAATTGCCATATAAGATGACATATCTTCTTAGGCGCGGTTAATTTCCATGCAAAGACTTGAAGTTTAGTGATACTCGGCTCCAAGACCTCCTTCTCCTCCTCTGTCTTTAATAAATTCGGACCCACCCAATAATATCCAGATTTAACTGTGTATTGACCATTCCATGTGTAGTTCCAGCAGAATGTATCACGACGATGAGTTGAGCTTATGGCCAAACTCCTTATAAGCGGTATGTCATCGACATAGTTCTCCAATAGACCAACATCCCAATCCTTCAATACCTGATTAATGAGGCCGCTAACTCTCAGATTAGGATGCATAACTGGCGCTACAGGGATAGCTGATCTCGCAGGGGTCGTTGGGATTCACAGATCCTCCCACACCTTGACTTCATAACCTGAATGTATCTTATGTCTGATTCACTTTAAAATAAACACAAATTCATTTAAAATATAGTTTAATATGTTGTTATATTTTTCCTGTTTTTATACAATAACGTATTTACGAACTTTATTAATAAAAGTAGTATAAAAATATTTGTGTGTTTTACTTAAATATTATTTTGTATCATCTAAAATATGTAATTATAGTTATTTTATTTATATTTTTGATATTAATTATCATTAAGTTGGATTCTGTGTATAATATTATTCGATAAAAGAAAAGTATATGTTACCGACAAATATATATTAACATATGTATGTATTTTTACATCTTTGTGACTTCCCAAGATATAAAAAAGAGTGGTGAGAACTACAATTGAATTACATAATTTTATTAAAATTTTAAGTTAGAACTTCAAATAAGATTTTTTTGATAGAAAAAACATACAACATGGCCGACTCAACATTTATTTGGGTCCATGGGCAAAAAAATAAATTAAGCTTTTAATGTTTATGTTTATTTAAAATTTAAATATATTTTTTAAAAATATATCATCAACATCTTTATAAAAAATTTGATGGAAAAAATTATATACATATAAAATATTAGCTGATCCTGCATAAAGAAATTGACAACGTTACTTCTATGGTTTAAAAAAATGATATGTAAAATGTGAAAATGAGACAAAAATATTTTACCGCAAACATTAGAGAAATTAATGTAAATACATAGGGGGCAAACAAAAACGCTTCATATTAATTTTTTCAATCTCATTGTATGTTGTAAGTATATTTATTTTTTATATAATGTTTAAATTTTCATTGTATTTATTAAAATAACAATTATTATTGTTTGTATATAAGAATTTGTATTTTTTGTTCTAGATATTTAATTTACCAAAAAAAAATTTAACATTCAATCAAATAATATAATTTAAAAAATTATTTTAACCAGTTTGATCTGCATGATCTGTATTTGTTCTTCTGGATCTGTGTTTTTTTATTTAATCTGCGTTTTTTATTTAATCTTCGTTTTTTTATATGCATACCATTAGAACCATTAAAATTGATCTTTAGGGTGAACATCTATGGAGCTTTCGTAGGCATGAATGAAACACGCGGCTCGGGGATAATGATCATTGTGAAGAAATGGTCAATAGTGTTTTTGGAGGCATTGGTCCACTGTCCACATTCATATGTTGGTTCCAACTTCCGGTCACTCTTTTCTAGGCTTGACTAGGAGCGTTGCAGATGGGCTTGGACAGCACGAGATACGTGCAAGGCCGGCTCTGGCGACAGGCCGCTAAAACCTGGGCTCTGACTCTCTTTTTCCTTTTAAACAATTTTTTGGAAAAAAAATCGATATCCCTATTTTATGGACTAATCAATAAAATTCAATTTACAAACCAGAATAGAAATATCATTTTTGTTAGTTTGTCTTTTATTTTTTCTTCACTCTTACTACTACATTTTTATTTTTTTATTCACACTAAGAAACCTTTGAATTTTATTTTATATTTAGTTTTATTATTGAAAATACCATAGGATAGCACTAAAATACTCTAAAGATCAAAATATTTTATTAAAGAGGTAAATATACGTTTATATCCCTAGGTTAACTAATCCAAACCTTAGAGTTTAGAGTTAAGGGGTGGAGATTTGAGATTAAGTTTTAAAATTTTATAAAATAAAAAAAAAATATTAAAAATTTGAAAATAAAAATTTGAAAAATAGTTTCAAAATGTATTTCGAATTACAAAAAGAAAATTTGAAAAAAAAAACAAAATTCAAAAAAAATTCCAAAAATTTTTATAAAAAAGTGCGAGTTTAAAAACATATAATCTGAAACTATAAAAAAATATTTTATTTATTTATGTAATTATTTATTTATTTGTATTTATATATCTAGGGCATTAAAGTTTTTTTACCTATTAAATGAAACATTTTGGTCATTTTCTTCTTTAAAATCTATTTTTGCGATAAAAACTTGAAAATGGTATATTTAGGAGAATTGTCCTTTATTATTTCAGGTGATCATTTTTTTCTTCGCTAATGAATATTGTTTAGCGTATTAATGTGTCATGTATCTTAAACTAGGGTAAGCCCGCCCTACGGGCGGGCAGCAGATCCTTAAATAATTTAAGTAATCAGAGTAAATATTTAATATTAGTTGTTATTAAAATATACATATTTCTTAAATTTTGTATATGTATATTTTTATCAAAATTATAACTTTTGTGCAAGTTTTTTTTTTTTGTTCATTTAGTTGTGAGTGTGATTATGTTAATCGATTAGTGTTGTCTACACAAAATTTCAATTATATAACTAAAAAAACAACATGTGAGCATATCCAGCATTGTCGCTGATTTGATTCAAAGTTGCAAAATTTTATAGATTTATAATATTCATAACACTTCTCTAAATTTAAACTTTAAACATTATGAGTTAAATCAAATGAATCGACCAAAAGAAAATACAATAGGGAAACATTGTTAAACCATGGATCATGAGAGATATCTTTAGGTCTTATAGAGCGAAAAATTGAGTTTTGATCTATTATTTTTCCTCTGCAGTTAAAGAAGGAGCATAGACCTTTTATATCTTGTTTTTGATCAAATGGAAGTTTCTCTACCATTTGTTTAACAATTAGATATAAAAGCATGAGAAAGCAAATGATCGTGGATAAAAAGAAGGATCATGGGTGGTAGATTATTCTTGGCTAAGGGATTTTCTCTTTTAAGCATTATCTTGTTTTTTCTTTAATTTTGTAAATATTTATTAGGTGGTAGATTATTCTTGGCTAAGGAATTTTCCGGCATGGGATTATATGTATTGACGTGGTAGTATCGCAGTTTATGTTAAATTGATGGGTTAATCGTTTTGTGAGTTTTTGTTTATGTTTTAAATCACTAAACAAAATATAAACAGAAAAATTGTCTCTCCTACATGAAGGTTTTCAAACTATTATGGTATTGTATCGCTTTTGATTCTGTTTTTGCCGCTTTGTTTCACTAATCGAGAAATATGTCATGTTGCTAAAATAAAGAAACAAATATTAAAAATTGATAACTGAAAAAAAAATTTGAACACCAATTGATAAATATAATTATGTTTATGATCTACGCAAAAAAAACAAAATAAAGTTCTACATTCAGATATGACTGAT includes:
- the LOC106299096 gene encoding uncharacterized protein LOC106299096; this encodes MCYKKILPPVIPPPKLPAAEVTVTTEVVAIASVRDAGGEKKVCVCSPSKHPRSFKCRYHHHEYQWLPSSSSSPSSSSSLQK